GAATATTCGAATATATCCTCTCGAAATTACTTACTCAATGACGACGTGGATCCAAGCTGGTGGGCCCACCGTCTTAGACTGTCAAGATGAGACTCATCAAACAAACACCTAGAAATTGACGTGGCATCTGATCACCCTAAACTTCACCAATCCTTTTTACGTATAAAAACCATAGtttttcattattattttcattgcaACAAAAACACTTTATTTATCTTCAATAAACTTCAATGGGCGGAGCCACCACTAGAATTCCGATGAGCCACCGTGTTTTGTCACCAAGTTATAATTACACCGGTGTTGATAACTCCGGTGATCAACCGTTTGTCCAATTATCCGGCTCAATATTTGGGTTTCTTGAAGACGAAACATCCTTAATTTCGTCCCCTGAAACTGAATTCGAATACCACCATATTCAACAAgaacttgaagatgatgaagacaatAAAGAACCCGAAAAAGTTGAAGATAAAATTAAATTCTGGGAGACCCAACATCAAAACTTACATGTAAGTTATTTTTAGATGCGAGTAATTATATAGCCTTGGTGTGGAATATTTTCTATTCATGACATGTaacgttttatttattattaatttgtgACAGACAACATTGTTTAGAACGACATCATTAGAGTCAAAAATCAGAACAACAACAAAGGAAGTACTTGCGGAATTAGATGTGAATGAAAATGTGTGTTCTTGTGCAAGACCAGTTTCCGGTTGCCGGAGCTGTCGTATGAGAGAAATCTGTCACCGGTTACAAAATTCCGGCTACAATTCAGCCGTTTGCAAGTCTAAATGGAAGAGCTCATCAGATATCCCATCAGGTATTACTTAAACATTTACTATTTTCACTTTTAGAAAATGTACATTTGAATTGAtgttataaaagaaaaaaaatacttcTTTAACTAGTTTTTTAAGTAAGTTATTCACATAAATAAATGATATAACATACCTAAAGTATACTTCTTACTATTTAATTAACATAGGAGTAttgttttatttagttttctatatatacttgtataaaataaaagttccttttattttatttaaaaataaaaaaggtTGTTTCTAGAATTCTCAAAGACACCTGTATGTGTTACCAGAATTTAATGTGAAAATCAATCATTTTCATGAAATTTTAGTAAATTACTTTAAAGAAGTAAAAGTAAGAAACCGGGTTGTATGTGGGCCCTAGTGTAAATAATTTAGGAATTTTTTTCAACTACCGATTTTAAGGTTCGCTCTTAACATGTACG
The window above is part of the Rutidosis leptorrhynchoides isolate AG116_Rl617_1_P2 chromosome 1, CSIRO_AGI_Rlap_v1, whole genome shotgun sequence genome. Proteins encoded here:
- the LOC139870700 gene encoding uncharacterized protein, which encodes MGGATTRIPMSHRVLSPSYNYTGVDNSGDQPFVQLSGSIFGFLEDETSLISSPETEFEYHHIQQELEDDEDNKEPEKVEDKIKFWETQHQNLHTTLFRTTSLESKIRTTTKEVLAELDVNENVCSCARPVSGCRSCRMREICHRLQNSGYNSAVCKSKWKSSSDIPSGEHTFVDVIDNSNSKKGEVRIIIELDFRSQFEMKKGSDEYNGLVSKLPNIFVGKMDRLQNVIKILSNAAKRCMKEKKMHLGPWRKQRYVEAKWLRVVERTTSMVLIEPLPVANYMTRPVRTRARASMLTMDLVENLPMSNYFAPAVEVL